Proteins from one Homalodisca vitripennis isolate AUS2020 chromosome 3, UT_GWSS_2.1, whole genome shotgun sequence genomic window:
- the LOC124358560 gene encoding uncharacterized protein LOC124358560: MVREVESGDYLSTDHMDRFGSILDENTEYHPVSCLAIDAMEGVSAVATPHIQILFSGKIDASSIGHWIVVFHDGSNLYVYDSLNSAHLTADQTKLLSLLFPDLSIVPAFIPVQRQENGFDCGVFAIANATSLALGRDPAKLRYDIPSMRPHLAEMLRTGRLDMFPTLSVSSPPEPIIKDPNSTCLSIVESLPPLEISTMSVCAPVKKGPGMLFIVTLSSTLKSTEMLFNVTLSSTLRSTEMLSSVTLSSTLRSTEMLFSVTLSNILRSIEMLFSATLSSILKFTGVLFSVIQKNILTQIYKKLFDEEKDRKKWCCGEGSYKVHNLPPLDASFYSNRLFIERARAYNDLFAFCALEVTGGYRHPSGLAFFKIEGKMYHQVHSLDAPGQKFRTKGGDVQFVNRCRLYIDDGEERKKHCHGLSDEPSVNAHLEFEVTSRSTHGPVLGDRQTGIEVHAVLSNEDTITDPRKLTIWKKSDRRPSSVDLFSPLMEPFQYPLLYPQGPLDELLEAQRGRQAGGQVLGDITRDETVLGEGGVQAGKVYLPSSFTGGPRYMKVHYENAMGLVSRLGSPTFFLTFTFSATWEENKKACPHNSGRSDPSTACRIFQIKLGELLRDLRSGAMFSRPARDIDSVIRADIPSEEEAAGRLRKLVLKHMIHGPCGTDHRTDFLCWDSAKGHCNKFYPKPACQTTHVDERGFVQYKRDYTNEGFITSRRRQIKVHDGWVVPYNSALLLKYEAHINLELASTRRVIKYLFKYLMKGGSLQNVTVTPLGKQEDEVEHYVTKRMVGASDACWRLLDFPVSKLEPTVECLPVHLEGKQSVVFRPRQLSDAVTQASSKLMVYFNRPHHETFDNVTYQTFYEKFMVHTKRPRTAELYEHPDGHHFVTTRQRSEKVCRLMWVSPNRGEQYYLRILLMSTPCRGYVDLLARGGPGCRTFQDVARNLGLVEDEEEYNHALREASTFMTGRRLRSFFVILCNMGAPAALLWESFKNHLSEDHLERNPLDPELADDTTELGRELLNYGENLQRTIVEDWVPKLSPDQRRVFEYVRSLLLNPRDRRTSRIIFLDGPGGYGKTSLIRVILAYVRGCRQVALAVASSGIAARNMAGGTTAHSMFRLPLDLGHGTGVWNITNGSQRAELIRAAQLIVFDEAPMAHRYIFEMIDRSLRDLMNSSVPFGNKIFICSGDFRQIAPVVEKARTPADVACVSLRASHLWRLFTLFSLTTPQRTSGSIDYSNFLLGVGNGTINPLLFGEGRERESLIPLTGEINGRILDLMDGRIHELRSADTVDREDDDGLDVDVNLLNQATGKGVPDHVLRLKVGSVCLIMRNLNIGDGLVNGTKVIVTAISSRLITVRLIGNTFAFAEGSPLRFCRRQFPLMLAYCMTGHKSQGQTIEYVGVDLRTDCFTHGQLYVLLSRVRRPDDIVVLVPDDRIVEGVAYAKNIVYDELLLKH; encoded by the exons ATGGTAAGAGAGGTTGAGAGTGGGGACTATCTTAGTACTGACCATATGGATAGGTTCGGAAGCATACTGGATGAAAACACTGAGTATCATCCTGTAAGCTGTTTGGCCATTGATGCAATGGAAGGTGTTTCGGCTGTCGCTACACCTCACATACAAATTCTGTTCTCGGGGAAGATCGACGCCAGTTCTATCGGTCATTGGATTGTGGTCTTCCACGATGGCAGTAATTTGTATGTGTACGACAGTCTGAACAGTGCCCACCTCACTGCAGACCAAACTAAGCTGCTCTCCCTTCTGTTCCCGGACCTATCCATCGTTCCAGCATTTATTCCCGTCCAAAGGCAAGAAAACGGTTTTGACTGCGGCGTATTCGCCATTGCTAATGCTACTTCACTTGCCCTTGGCCGGGACCCAGCCAAACTGCGCTATGATATACCATCAATGCGCCCCCATTTGGCTGAAATGCTGCGCACGGGTAGACTGGATATGTTCCCTACGCTATCAGTGTCCTCTCCTCCTGAGCCAATAATCAAAGATCCTAATTCTACTTGTTTAAGCATTGTCGAATCTTTACCGCCATTAGAAATAAGTACCATGTCCGTCTGTGCTCCAGTTAAAAAGGGGCCGG GGATGCTGTTCATCGTTACACTGAGCAGCACCCTCAAGTCAACCGAGATGCTGTTCAACGTTACACTGAGCAGCACCCTCAGGTCCACCGAGATGCTGTCCAGCGTTACACTGAGCAGCACCCTCAGGTCCACCGAGATGCTGTTCAGCGTTACACTGAGCAACATCCTCAGGTCCATCGAGATGCTGTTCAGCGCTACACTGAGCAGCATCCTGAAGTTCACAGGGGTGCTGTTCAGCGTTATACAGAAAAACATCCtgacacaaatttacaaaaa GCTGTTCGATGAAGAGAAGGATAGGAAGAAATGGTGTTGCGGTGAGGGATCTTATAAAGTCCATAATTTACCTCCTCTGGACGCCAGTTTCTATTCTAACCGTCTGTTCATCGAACGAGCCCGTGCCTACAATGACTTGTTTGCCTTCTGCGCTCTCGAGGTGACTGGGGGGTACCGTCATCCTTCAGGCCTCGCCTTCTTTAAGATCGAAGGTAAGATGTACCACCAGGTTCACAGTCTGGACGCTCCAGGTCAAAAGTTTAGGACCAAGGGAGGTGATGTCCAGTTTGTGAACCGGTGCCGCCTGTACATAGATGATGGCGAGGAGCGCAAAAAACATTGCCATGG ATTGAGTGATGAGCCTTCAGTCAACGCTCATTTGGAATTTGAAGTGACCAGCAGATCTACCCATGGCCCTGTTCTTGGAGATAGGCAAACAGGCATTGAAGTGCACGCTGTATTGAGCAATGAAGACACCATAACTGATCCAAGAAAATTGACCATCTGGAAGAAGAGTGATAGGCGTCCGTCTTCCGTTGACCTCTTTAGCCCCTTAATGGAGCCTTTCCAATATCCGTTGCTCTATCCTCAAG GACCACTGGACGAGCTCCTTGAAGCTCAACGGGGTAGGCAAGCTGGTGGGCAGGTTTTAGGCGACATCACCCGCGATGAAACAGTCTTGGGTGAGGGTGGGGTGCAGGCTGGAAAAGTTTACCTCCCAAGTTCGTTTACCGGTGGACCCAGATACATGAAGGTACATTACGAGAACGCAATGGGCCTTGTGTCTCGTCTGGGTTCACCTACGTTTTTCCTGACGTTCACCTTCAGTGctacttgggaggaaaacaagaaggCCTGCCCTCACAACAGCGGGCGCAGTGACCCCTCAACAGCCTGCAGAATCTTCCAGATTAAACTTGGCGAACTCCTCCGAGATCTGCGCAGCGGAGCAATGTTTAGCCGTCCG GCACGTGACATTGACTCCGTAATACGCGCAGACATCCCTTCGGAGGAGGAAGCCgctggaagactcaggaagttggtgctgAAACACATGATTCATGGTCCATGTGGTACTGACcaccgcaccgacttcctgtgctgggactcTGCAAAGGGGCACTGCAACAAGTTCTACCCCAAGCCTGCCTGCCAAACCACCCACGTGGACGAGAGGGGGTTCGTCCAATACAAACGAGACTACACAAACGAAGGCTTTATCACATCACGGAGGAGACAGATCAAAGTGCATGATGGCTGGGTCGTTCCGTACAATTCCGCATTACTGCTCAAATACGAGGCGCACATAAACTTGGAGCTTGCTTCTACTCGTCGCGTAATCAAGTACCTCTTTAAGTACCTCATGAAAGGCGGTTCTCTCCAGAACGTAACCGTCACTCCCCTGGGGAAACAAGAGGATGAGGTCGAGCATTACGTGACGAAGAGAATGGTGGGTGccagcgacgcatgctggcgtcttcTCGACTTTCCTGTGTCAAAGCTCGAGCCCACCGTTGAGTGTCTTCCCGTGCATTTAGAGGGCAAACAAAGTGTTGTCTTTCGGCCGAGACAGCTCTCTGATGCAGTCACTCAAGCAAGCTCCAAGCTTATGGTCTACTTCAATCGCCCGCACCATGAAACTTTTGACAATGTCACGTACCAGACATTTTACGAGAAGTTCATGGTGCACACTAAGCGCCCACGTACTGCGGAATTGTACGAACACCCCGATGGCCATCACTTTGTAACGACTCGCCAGCGTAGTGAGAAGGTATGTAGGTTGATGTGGGTCTCTCCCAACCGAGGAGAACAATACTACCTTCGTATTCTACTTATGTCTACACCTTGCCGTGGTTACGTTGATCTTCTGGCTCGTGGCGGTCCTGGTTGCCGGACGTTTCAGGACGTAGCCCGCAATCTCGGCCTGGTGGAAGACGAAGAAGAATACAATCACGCGCTGCGCGAGGCATCTACGTTTATGACTGGACGTAGGCTCCGTTCCTTCTTCGTGATCCTCTGCAACATGGGAGCTCCCGCTGCTCTTCTGTGGGAGTCTTTCAAGAACCACCTTAGCGAGGATCACTTAGAAAGGAACCCTCTCGACCCTGAACTGGCG GATGACACGACTGAGTTAGGTAGAGAGCTACTCAACTACGGCGAGAACCTCCAGCGAACCATCGTTGAGGACTGGGTGCCCAAACTCTCCCCAGACCAGCGCCGTGTGTTTGAGTACGTTCGCTCTCTGCTTCTCAACCCCCGTGACCGACGCACTTCTAGAATCATATTTCTGGACGGTCCCGGGGGTTATGGGAAGACCTCTCTGATTCGTGTCATCCTTGCGTATGTCCGTGGTTGTCGACAGGTTGCACTCGCCGTGGCTAGCTCAGGGATTGCTGCAAGGAACATGGCTGGAGGAACAACAGCACATAGCATGTTCCGACTCCCTCTAGACCTAGGTCACGGCACAGGTGTGTGGAACAtcaccaacgggtcccagcgagCAGAACTCATCAGAGCAGCACAGCTCATTGTGTTTGATGAGGCCCCGATGGCACaccgctacatcttcgagatgaTCGACAGATCCCTCCGGGATCTCATGAATAGTAGTGTGCCATTCGGGAATAAGATCTTCATCTGCTCCGGGGACTTCCGTCAGATTGCGCCCGTCGTTGAGAAGGCTCGCACACCAGCTGATGTCGCGTGCGTGTCACTTCGGGCGTCacatctgtggcgactgttcACACTATTTTCCCTGACGACACCCCAGAGAACTAGTGGTTCCATTGACTACTCCAACTTCCTCCTTGGAGTAGGCAATGGAACAATAAATCCTTTACTTTTTGGAGAAGGCCGCGAGAGAGAGTCTCTCATTCCCCTCACTGGG GAGATCAACGGTCGCATCCTAGACCTCATGGACGGGCGcattcatgagttgagaagcgcggACACCGTGGACAGAGAAGACGACGACGGGCTGGATGTGGACGTAAATCTCCTCAACCAGGCCACTGGCAAAGGAGTGCCAGATCACGTCCTGCGTCTCAAGGTCGGCTCCGTATGCTTAATCATGAGAAACTTAAATATCGGTGATGGACTCGTGAACGGCACCAAAGTCATTGTGACGGCGATCAGCAGCCGACTGATCACCGTCAGACTTATCGGCAACAC GTTCGCGTTTGCCGAAGGATCGCCGCTCCGGTTTTGTCGCCGTCAGTTCCCCCTCATGTTGGCGTACTGCATgactggtcacaagagccaaggccAGACAATTGAGTACGTCGGAGTCGACCTGAGAACGGACTgcttcactcatggccagctctACGTCCTGTTGAGCAGAGTGAGACGTCCAGACGACATCGTCGTTCTTGTACCAGACGACAGAATAGTAGAAGGAGTCGCCTATGCAAAGAATATTGTATATGACGAGCTCCTTCTAAAACACTGA